The genomic stretch AAGTGATTGAGTGTCGTGGCTAATTCCCTGAagccaaggctgttgcctaacaggagcccggtagcctggggctcccaaagaatagctctgggcgccttaatttttcacagcaacacctttcacttcatatgttgggctcctaagttctcagcgtttagctctgagggcccctttaaaattttcttaggcagcagccttgcctGAAGCTCTACCTTTCAGTGACACCTTTCCCCTAGCACCTTTCAGTGGTTGTTACGATAAATTTACTCCACAGAAACAAAGTGAAACTGGTTACTTTTATGCTTTGAATAAATGTGATCAGGTGGTTCATTTGACAAGAGTGAGCAGCCACCGTTgtcaaagacaaacaaaattaatcacCATACATAATATGTTTCCCATGCAAGCAGTACTTAGTAATGTTCGCGATCAGACATAAACCCCCAATGAGATCTGTGAAGTTAAAGGCTGAAATAAAGGTATGATCAACTTGGACCACCAGCAAAACATTGCAAGTGTCTTTACTAGTATCCCATAAGTGAGAACCTGAGTTTTGCACGCTGTTTTTCATTGGCATTGATCATGAGGTCCCACAGTCAGTGTAATCCTGCATAATTTCACTATGGAAAGGTGCAGGGCtggtgtagtggtgagagcactcaccttccaccaatgtagcctgggttcgattcccagacttggcatcatacaggtatgtgggttgagtttgttggttctctactctgctccaagaggctTTTCTGTGTGtgagtactccggttttcccctcctcaaaaaccaacatttcatttcatttgagtTATTTGTTaagttcagtttacagtgtgcCCAGTATAATTaatgctccagcactagaagatgagactcttaaataaagttcctttccttttcttttttcatgacTCAATTCAATGAAGGATGACTTTTAAATTCAACAATTTTCCCTAATTTTTCAATGCTCAGAGGTTAATTTGGTGGATCCGGTGCTCCTAAGATTCCTTCATTTTGCATGACTTGTACCTCCTGTAAGCGAACTCCAACTCTCTGCATGACTTTCAAGAATTTTTCACTACAATGCATGGCACAGTTATTCTGCAAAATAAAAGAGATATGCCCAGGTTTTGCCCATCACATTCAAAGTTAACCAAAATCAACAATTACCAGATTTTAAGTTGCTTGGTTTAAGCAGTTTCtgtattattttgttaaaatcacTTTTGTTAAGAAACTGTTAACTTTAGGAAGACAATAGAAAGGTGTGTCAAAATAGTGAGGCTTTGAAGTTTGTAACCTTTAAAGCAACAATCAAATTATTTCCTTCAAACCTAAGTCACATGAAATGAATGAAGAGGGTAGttcctaaagaaactgtggtgctgcgttggcggggaaatagtatacaaaaatttggttttatcaaaagagttgataatgtaaattggccaccatacagaaattctaaaagctgacgtttcgagcgttactccttcgtcagagtgaatagaggaattgtgggttacgtatagtttttatagtacagtaggagctacgctattggtggtaaaatggcaatgtgaaaaataggaaaagtcaaaacagttaaatgaaaagctttTGTTATTAATAACCTAGATGTAAaaaaaggccgcagatagccatgtgttttttggagtggttagggacattaaaatgacgagcgactgacttagatgcatccttgtcattcttctcaacatcgcgaaggtgtttgcGGAATCGGTCGTCTACCTGTCttaccaatgtataatttattgcataacgtacaggttatgcaataaatgacctTTGCGGAcatacatgtgaaacgatcggtgatcttaacagatcgcttagatcccgatatcttgctaatGTTAAGAATGagaagacaagttttgcattgcGAGCgtgcacatttgaaagtgccgggttgctcgttagttttgagtgctcttctaactaaaaagttgcctacatttttgtcgcgtttgaatgaaataagtatCATGAGGtcattcttaataactttaaatcactccaaaatgatcccgagactggtagaatctttttgcaacctccacttatttcataaGCGCCCTTATTCCTATAAGCCTCctgggctaacgctcgaaacgtcagcttttagaatctctgtacggtggcctaTTTACTAAGTCACATCAAACTACttcgaaaaccaccgatctgtggaatggacCCGAATTACTGAGTCCCTGTCCTGCCCACTTTCCCACGGGCTTAAGTGAACCGGAATGACCACTACAATGAAATAATAccttttcaaaatttaactctgttttctttggcaatcGCAGAAAACTTCCCAAAAAGAAACCTGTGGTGAAGTCTCCCCAATTCCGATTATGTCTTCTAATCTTCCTTCTCAAGTCTTCTCTGAGAGCTTTTCCACGATTATACAGCCACCTAGGCTCAGTTCTGCAATGGTCGAACACAATACCtctcaagaatttgaactatttacaagcgagAGTGAGCGGGGCACAGACACATAAATTCccgcccattccacagatcggtggttttcctGGCATGTCTTATGGATTATTTGAGAGTCTCCCAGACGGTGAAAAAATCTTTGCTCCCATATAGGAAATAAATCAACTGGATAAGAAAAATGTTTGGCCTTTACCATGTTAATAAGTACATAGGAGCGACTGTGACCAACATCACGTCAATATCGCAGAAATTATAAAAATATGTGTCTGTCTGctcattgaaaataaaaattagccaatgagcacGGGAGaattgcagtcattgtaaaaagaccattttacagttccatgctcagttaccaggcctttgaatgaaaatgaGGTTGGAGTTGACCTAcagctttgatacaaacctcactgtttttcttatgtaaataaaaactcgttacaattacaacaacatgatttgtatgagaaaagcaatgagtttggtatcaaagcaaggtcaactccagcctcgcttttattcaaaggcctggtaactgagcacagaagtGTATAAAAATGGTCTATCAAGCTTATTTTCTAGTCTACAAGTCATTTACCTCGTTAGCTGatatttttctgtttgtaaAGTCATGGATGCAGTCAGAGAAGCACATTTCTGTCAGTTTGTTGTAGTACTGTAAGAAATTCTGAAACTGCAACGGGAAAACAGCATCACTTCTTTATATCAGCATTACAACACGTGACTGCAACATGTTTGGCCATATTCTCTCTCTCACCTGCTTTACTTCCATTTCCTGTTGTTGGTTTGGAACTATACCCGATTGCATGATTATTCCTTTAAACTATGCGTTCTAAAACTTTCTTAGTTCTTCCAAATACAGCTGCTCGTGCTTCTATATATCATCTATCGCGTGCTTAcatgtccgccatgttgtttgGAGACTGAAGAGGCTTATGGGTTATCTCATGTTCAGACCTCCGCAGTATTTTTTGCATAATAGCGTTCCACGGGGGACAGACAACGAGTGCCCCCGTATAacgcaaagaggcataacgcaaatagccataacgcaaacagccataaagaggcataacgcagtAAAGCATAACGCAAATATTCATAACGCAAAAAGCATAACGTAAAATAACGAAAAGGccctttgaagaatggagactaGCTGTGTACTCCGTAAATAATTTCAGCtctaaaaaaaacatcaattgATTGTTCAAGGGAAAGAACATATAATCGCTATcgaactttttcttcctgtttaagTTATGCCTCTGCGTTATGACTCTGCGTTATGCCTCATTGCGTTATCCTTTTTGCGCTATGGCCATTTGCGTTATGCGTCATGCCTTTTTGCCTACTTGCGTTATGCCTATTcgcgttatgcctctttgcgtTGTGCCTCTTTGCGTTATGGCTGTCTTCGTTATGGTTTTTTGCGTGACTGTCTTTTTGCGTTATACCTCTTTCCATGATGGCtatttgcagaatcggcttgttgccattcagctttggattgacGCATTCATGATTTgaacgattttatttcaaatactgatcattgccttttgtcatagatatacctaCATACCCATATACCGAAAGATTAGCCTGCGTGGAAGTCGTTCGAAGGAGACGAAAAGGGAGAACTGCCGGGGTAACGAGAAGGGCGCGAGAGGAAGAcccttcctttcttctttcctcGTTCTCCCGCTggttctcgtccccagagtcctcAAGAACACGTGTCCCTTCGGTTTAAAATTAGCCTTTATCAATGTTGGTATTTGAAACAACTAAATTTCCGTGCTTTTTTGTCATAGTTTATGGAAGAGTCGCAAGAAACTTAAATGATCTTACCTTGTCCAGATAAGTTCTAggatcatttctttctttcgtaaactttatttcattatCCAGTTATCTATTAATTCAGAGTCGTCTGTCGATactcaaaaaaataaataaatgaacggAGGAAATTCGACGCATGCTAAACACTTATTACATGGGCAGACTTATTACAACCGTTTACATCAACTAGTGTGGGGCCTTCGTTAAAATGAATTGAAGCAATAAGAATTGTTATTCGAGAAGCTTTGCTAAATAAGCtatatccaggtgatctggtgacgtaattcggaggactggggagaaaaattttaacgccgtatcccacaaccacgcgcggccttgaatgttatttccgaGTTAGATCTCGGCGGTTTCCATttaatgttcattcagtaacaggaaatgtagGAGACACGGAaagatctgttgagttttggcgatggaaatactgcaggaaatctggaaacaaaacctaaggccgctcgcggttgtgggatacggcgttaaaatttttcttcccaggcctccaaattacgtcaccagatcacctggatagaTCTAGAGCAGCTGACATTTTCCCAGAGTTCTTTAGTAACAATACTTAATTAACTAGTGTATAGTGACCAGGTACTAGAGAGATTTAGGATCGCGTTTTCGTTAAACAGCAAGCGGGAAACGGCAGGATGCTGCTTGtcagaaaaacatgaaaattatttcattttgatTCGAGTCCCAAGTTACTTGATACTGGTAGCTAAAGGCCAGGGCAAACAGCTTtgacatttgcttcaacatccatttgattttagtgttgaatgatgttgaatcATGTTGTGTGCTGGGGTGGGCGTTTGCCCAACTTATTGACCGGTTTCAACTCATCATGAACATTTGATCATGAGAGGTCTGGCATTCAGTCCCATGCTACAGTCGCGGTTTTTATATTAtatgaataaaaaacattttactatggatacggacacgGATACGTCTTTGAGAGACTGATTAGTTcgcacgcgcatacccaacGATGTTGAAAAGagcgaaaacaaattaaaagaaatgttgaatggtttttAAAGCGAAGTTTAACGATTCAACAACGAttccatcgattcaacttcgttcaatatgtttcaacacggttgaaaggaggagggggagggggagggggagggggagggggggctgtTTCAACAAAGTCGaagggatgttgaagcaaatattGAAGCTGTTTTCCAGGGCCTTAACCCCCGGAGGGAAGGGGGGAGCTTCCATATAAAAATGACGGGGTTGTTCGTcggaaatttggaaaagaaccccCAAGAGATGTGCCAAGATCCAGTCTTGTGGGCGTAGTACCAAATTATGGGCTttaatttgacaaaattaaCAACTAGTTAACTGTCAAACGTCGCCTGTCATAATTTTTCGGCTCAACACCCTGAAAGGTGccgctaaagctcccgctgtggaccttttgaggcttaacaccctaagaggtaccaaaaccgcttttttgACTCCTAAAAGATACGACGAGCACCTctgtcctttttatatgggagttcccctccccccctccccggggCCTTAAACTAATACCAAaaaagaggctacgggtagcctacactttgtccGAAGGGGGTTCTTTTTAAAAGCCGATTTCCTTTAAACAACCTTACTCACCCACTTTGCATTGCGCGCCCACATTACTTCAGTCACCATTTTTAGAGGCATTGAAACTCTGAATTCTATGACTGCGTAAAGTAAtctgtttccatcggacatcaaatgggctatacaatgctgttttccattgaaaaataaCCTTTATATTCTTTATGTATGACTTGCTCTTCACAACATGTTATCGAGTGGAACGGAATCATTGTTGAACCATCTGCTCTTGGAATGGCAGAAAAGAGTACCGAAATTGAGATTAATGGCTGAAGCGATCAGAATTAATGTAATATAAAGTATTATCATTtctgaaaattaaagaaattactCCTCAGATAGACTTTcaaaaagtccttcgtctcacttcgcgtacgaaaaatcacgtttcgctcgccaaaacattttctcctgggattctagtgaggtcgacttgtggcaagtctactcCTTAGACTACATTGTAAGGAGATACGAACAGCAAATCCACCGTCGGATCGATAACTCCGTACAAATATTGTTGTGCGTGTCTTGAGCTCAGGATGCAGGCACTGAACAAGGAGGCAAGGCAAGTCTTCGGCAAGCATTTGAATACTGATCTCCATCACAATCAGTAAAAAGTGTTTATCCATTGctgttaatttaattttctcgCTGACAATAAAACTGAATTTTGTGGAAGCAAGCTTGTAACTGCTTGTGTGTGACATTTTTCTTCTTGGTCTGGAAAACCATAGAGGTCAGAATGTCAGCTTGTGTTTATTTACAAGAACAAGAAATTGTTGTTGGGTTCAACACCCGTTTGCAGACaaggtaaacttgaaaaacaagaaatca from Montipora capricornis isolate CH-2021 chromosome 12, ASM3666992v2, whole genome shotgun sequence encodes the following:
- the LOC138027655 gene encoding mitochondrial import inner membrane translocase subunit Tim9-like — protein: MQSGIVPNQQQEMEVKQFQNFLQYYNKLTEMCFSDCIHDFTNRKISANENNCAMHCSEKFLKVMQRVGVRLQEVQVMQNEGILGAPDPPN